The stretch of DNA GCAAGTCAATTAAAGCTCCGTTTGGTTGTAAGACTCAGTTGAGATCAATTCAGTCTacttaattttaagttgaatctaacatccaaacacacaactctcaaattactaaattcatctcaactcaaaacttccttACACATGGGAcatacaacatttttcaactcaacacatttatatgtgagacccacaacctttttcgatttttttataaatagtactaaactcattttaacattcaaacacatataaacttattttagatGGATCCTACATAACTCACTCCACATACTCAACTCATTACTCAACTCAGATCAGTTTGCTCAACATACAAACGCAGCCTGAAGAGAATCGAGAAGAGATTTTGATGTCTTTTTTagatgagtaatgatatacacacaacacattacacaacaatgttataaaatgaagatatttttgtaaaattatgttactattataagatgttttataaaaatacttcttatttaaaatataattatgtaaaatattgtgtataaattatttttctttgagattAGCAAGTAagtttattaaatgaaaaaatctattcatcatctcaactctcatcatcctcatatcatcccatgatgtagcattaaatgataagttcacaagtgaaatataataaataatttttaatcacctAATGTCATATCATAAAACGATGAAATGATAATAGAAGTTGAGATAATGAGTAACattacttttattaaatattatcgGTTTAGAGTGGTCTTTGGGTAATATTATTGAatgagtggggctactatgtCGCCCCATTCTTACCGCCGGACGTATCGttcagtgatttttttttttttttttattatatctttttaatatatttaaatatttttaaaaaataaaaaaatatatatcaatacacttaaaattattttcttaatcatgaagtcaaaaaaaaaaaaaaatttaaccagCAAATTGAACGGACAAAGGGGGAGGCATTATAGTTGTATTCTTCTTGAATTGGAAGCGGAGATCAAAAGTCACTTCTGACGACTGAACGGTGAAAAGATAAAACATGTCATCTCTTACGTTTTCTTTCGGCTGTACGTGGTCGCAGTGTCTAATTAGGGTAGCTTCCACATTTTCCCAAATGTCAACTGTTTCCTTTTATTCGACTTCTTAATTCCCTGATAATTACATAATGAATAAGTGCTgtccaattatttaaaaaaatataaaatttataaaaaataataataaattttactcttttttaaaaccttTTTATACAactgtatagcattactcatattaaAAATCGCAACAAATCAAAATCTGAAATCTGAAAAGGTGAACATAAgcaaaagaggaaggaaaaagCTCAGTTCTGTTCACACAGTATGGCTATAAAAGGGCTTGAAATGGTGCAACTTCCTCCAAGCTTTCCCCATCTCATGTGCCTGAGCTGCGTGTGTTTGTCAGGGAGAGTTTCACACAGATATGGTTTCCATTTCTGCAGATTTTAGAGGTCATGTTCTCTGTGTTCCATACCCACTTCAAGGCCACATCAACCCAATGCTCAAGCTCGCCAAACTCCTCCATCACAAAGGCTTTCTCATAACTTTTGTGAATACCGAGTACAACCACAAACGCTTGCTCAGGTCCAGAGGCCCCAATGCCCTTGACGGCTTCCCGGGCTTTCGCTTTGAGGCCATCCCCGACGGCCTTCCATTTTCTGATGCCGATGTTAGCCAAGATATCCCTTCCCTTTGCGATTCCACCTCCAAGAATTGCCTCGACCCTCTCTGCAGCCTCCTCTCCAAACTCAACGATACGACCTCTTCCAACGTGCCTCGCCCGGTCACCTGTATTGTGTCTGATGGCTGCATGACCTTCACCCTTGATGCTGCTGAAAAGTTTGGAATTCCAAACGTACTTTTCTGGACACCTAGCGCCTGCGGCTTCTTGAGTTATATGCATTATCGTCATCTAGTTGAACGAGGTTTAACACCTCTCAAAGGTACTTACGTAGAGTCTCCATCAACCTTAATATCACTATTTATcagatttaactttttaaggcAAGTGTTTCCTATATAGAATCATTACTATGTATCAACCTTAACAAAGATTTTACCTTACTTCGATGGATGTGATTCACAGATGCAAGCGATCTAACGAATGGGTATTTAGAAACGGCAATCGATTGGATTCCCGGAATGAAAAACATGCGGCTGAGGGATCTTCCGAGTTTCATTAGAACTACGGATGAGAACGATATCATGGTCAACTTCCTCATCCGGGAAACGAAGAGAACTCCAAGAGCTTCAGCTGTGGTTTTGAACACGTTCGACCCATTTGAAAAGGACGTTTTGGATGCTCTCTCGTCTTTGCTTCCTCGTATATACACCATCGGTCCAGTTCTGTTACTTGCCGATCAGATTAAAGATGACATATTGAAATCATTAGGTTCCAATCTGTGGAAAGAACAGCCCGGGTGTGTGGAATGGCTAAATACAAAAGAACCCAACTCCGTGGTGTTCGTAACTTTTGGCAGCATCACTGTGATGACGCCCCAACAACTCGT from Juglans microcarpa x Juglans regia isolate MS1-56 chromosome 3S, Jm3101_v1.0, whole genome shotgun sequence encodes:
- the LOC121256931 gene encoding 7-deoxyloganetin glucosyltransferase-like — protein: MVSISADFRGHVLCVPYPLQGHINPMLKLAKLLHHKGFLITFVNTEYNHKRLLRSRGPNALDGFPGFRFEAIPDGLPFSDADVSQDIPSLCDSTSKNCLDPLCSLLSKLNDTTSSNVPRPVTCIVSDGCMTFTLDAAEKFGIPNVLFWTPSACGFLSYMHYRHLVERGLTPLKDASDLTNGYLETAIDWIPGMKNMRLRDLPSFIRTTDENDIMVNFLIRETKRTPRASAVVLNTFDPFEKDVLDALSSLLPRIYTIGPVLLLADQIKDDILKSLGSNLWKEQPGCVEWLNTKEPNSVVFVTFGSITVMTPQQLVEFAWGLANSGKPFLWIIRPDLVVGDSAIVPPEFVTETKDRGMLASWYAQEQILKHPSIAGFLTHSGWNSTLESVCGGVPMISWPFFAEQQTNCRYCCTEWGIGMEIDNNVKRDEVEKQVRELMEGDKGKEMKKKVMEWKTMAEEAAKAGGSSYQNLESLISDVLITAGNM